AAAGAACTTGCATTAGGTTCCCTAGGTGACTAAAAACACAACTTTATGGAGGAGCTTTTCAATGCAGAGAATGACTCAAATAAAATTGAGATGCACTCATCCATAGCAATTACACCTCAAGCGACACTTTTTTGGGCTTCTAAACACAAATTTCAATTTATTCTTTTGGATATGAAGGGATTGAAAAAGAAAGCTAAACACAAATCAGGTAAAAtcaaaaaatgctagaaacgGAGAGTAGGTTTATCAACATCTAACAAGATAGATGATAGATCAATGTTGCGGGCAGAGACCAACATTCCCTCTAATTTCTTTGTGGAGTGGGCGGGTGATTTATTTAACTGCGTGGCCCTTTTAAATTCTTTTGTGCGAcaatactagtctgaaaacgcccgatctcggaagctaagcagactctgGCCtagttagtacttggatgggagaccgcCTGGgtataccaggtgcagtaggcttatTTGGAGGCAGACAGGCGGGCAGGCAGTGGGAGAAGTAAATTTGTCAGGGCAAAATCATCCCCAGGAACATGGCTATCGTGCAGGAGCACATCAGAAACTACAAGACGTTGCCCTTTGACGCTCGCTTCCCCAACACCAATCAGATGCGCAACTGTTATCAGAACTATCTGGATTTCCATTGATGTCAGATGGCTCTCTAAGTTCGTGGAAAAGCTGTGTCGCTGTGCAACTGGTACCAGAAATCCTACAAATCCCTTTGCCCATTGTCTTGGGTTAGTAAGTGGGATGAACAACATGAAGCTGGGTCCTTCGCTGGCAAGATATAGTCCACCAGATTCTCTGTCGGCACTGCATGCCTACCAATCctgtccccttcccctcctcccctctgtgCTTTCTCCCACTTTGTTTGTGCTTTTGAGAGACAGGGGAGCTTAACAGCCCCAGtccccactctccccattctgTCTGAATTGAAATTCACTGCTTGGTAAACTGTGAATCTCTGTCTGTTACAGTCTCGAAATAAAGGCTTCCAGCAGGCTTTTGTACAGTgaaaaataaaacacacacacaataatttgAAAGAGCCGGCTTGTGCTCAGCCTACGCAGAAACCTCCCTGTTGCTGCTCAGCTTAAAAGGGGACACTGGTAGACAGGGTGTCAGAATGGGTTGGTACCAGTAAGGAATAATGTCTTCCTATCATAAAGAATCCATGCTACCAGCTCACACACTCTTGCAGGGTCTTCAACTGGTGAGTAGAATAAAAAGCTGAGCTATTATGCAAATTAGAACAGAGCAATATAAAACTTGAGTatagctgaaaaaagagacactctctattaccaaacgactattaatataaaaacatgttTTTACAAATTCTTAAGGAAAGTCTTCAAAAGCATAGATACTTTTAAACAAGGCAAGAACATAGGGGAGAAAGGAATATAAGGACATGCAGATAGGGTCAGATGAAGTAAAGTGGGAGAAGGCTGGTGTGTAGTATAAACATTGGCACAGACCAGGGCCAAGTGACCCGTTTCTGAGCTGTAAATTCTAAGTAATTAGTCCAAGACTATACACACAATGCTGAATAGCACAGAGCCATAAAGACTAGGAAGATTACAGCTTTAACCTGGTCAATTGTTAAGGGAACAATCTTTATAAGGCTGTCCATTTATCACAACAGCTCTCAGGTGCAGTCAGTCACTTTAGTCTATGACACATCATTGTTAATGGAAGAAACCTCACAACAATCAATTTGcaatcactcccctcctcctcccagcttTTGAATACTTCAATTGGCTAACTAATTCCTTCAAAAACATTTCccagattttatttttaatctcTACCCCAATATCCTATTAACAGTGCTTATCCTCCAAAGTGTGAAAAAGCCTCTTAATGTGAGTATTACACTGCCTCTGAATTAACAGGAGTTGATTTGCGGTTTGGACCACAGTATAGTTTCTTTCCCCTCCTAAGGGAAACAGGATCTCAATGTGTTAGCATAATCTGTGACTGAAGCGTATTAATAATATTACATTAGCTAAATACTAAAAGATCACATTGCATGTAGAAAAGCTGATGGAGTAAGAAGAACTCCACTTCGCAGCTAATCAAGCAGGTGGATCCATCAGCCTGTTTAGGGTAACACACAGTCTATTGAAATATGGTGTGATAGCATCCCAAATAATGATATTAGAGATTAAAATAATGTAGATGGTGCCACGTGAGTGATTTGCTGTAACAAGTCcaaaatgatccaattcccttcaaGACGGCAGAGTTCCTGCTCCTAATCATTCACAACTGTGGTTTCCCATTTGATTcggagatgagcttccaaccacctATCGCTCCATCGCCACAACTGTCTGCTTCAATCTCTATAATATCGTCCATATCTGCCTTTGCTTCGGTTTATGGGCTATTGAAAGTTTCATCCACATTTTTTGTTAGCTCTAGAGTTCACTATACCAATGCTCTCCTGTCCAGACTCCCATCTCACATCCTCCAAAACCCCGAactcatccagaactctgctcCCTGTACCCCAACTCACCTGTGCTCGCTGGTGTACACTGGGTCCCAGTCTGGCGATGCCTCGATTTTAAATTTcaaatctttgttttcaaattccacccccgccccccaaccccccccaccatggccatgcccctctccctatctctacaacCTCTTCCAGCCTTACAACCTTCCTCAGTCTGTGTTCCTGAAATTCTGTTCTCTTCTGCATCcttgattttcattgctccaccatcgCTGGCCAGCCTTCAGCTACCCGGGCCCATGGCTCTTGAATTCCCTTCCTaagcctctccatctctctatatcactctcctcctttaaaatggtc
This sequence is a window from Carcharodon carcharias isolate sCarCar2 chromosome 10, sCarCar2.pri, whole genome shotgun sequence. Protein-coding genes within it:
- the LOC121283467 gene encoding LOW QUALITY PROTEIN: cytochrome c oxidase subunit 6B1-like (The sequence of the model RefSeq protein was modified relative to this genomic sequence to represent the inferred CDS: substituted 2 bases at 2 genomic stop codons), with product MAIVQEHIRNYKTLPFDARFPNTNQMRNCYQNYLDFHXCQMALXVRGKAVSLCNWYQKSYKSLCPLSWVSKWDEQHEAGSFAGKI